A segment of the Flavobacterium azooxidireducens genome:
CTTTTTTAGGAAGCAAAACTCCAGTCTGTTCGCTTCGCTCGGGTTTCCGGAGTTTTGCTTTTTATATAAATTAATGTTTTATTTGGGCGTGCCCCTCCGACAAGCTACGGGTCAGGCTTTCGCACTCGCTTTTTTTCATTGTTCCACTGCGTTACACAATAAAAAAAGAGCTCAAACAATTGCTCAATCCTTCACGCAACTCAGTGCTGAAAAGAAAATTCAGGTTTTAAACAAAAGACTTCCCCGTTTGCCTTTAAAATTTTACTTTTGCACAAACAACTCGTACGGACAACTCGCGAGTTGTCCCTACAAACAACAACACAATGAAAAACACACTAATTGCTCCTTCTGTCTTAGCAGCCGATTTTGCCAACCTACAACGCGATATTGAAATGATTAATCATAGTGAGGCCGATTGGTTTCACATCGACATTATGGATGGGGTTTTTGTGCCAAACATTTCTTTCGGAATGCCGGTTTTAGAAGCTATTGCTAAACATGCCAAAAAAACAATCGATGTGCATTTAATGATTGTCGATCCCGATCGCTATATCAAAACATTTGCTCAATTAGGCTCAACCAACCTGACTGTGCATTATGAAGCTTGCACACATTTACACAGAACACTTCAGGCCATTAAAGCCGAAGGAATGAAAGCTGGAGTTGCTTTGAATCCGCATACGCCGGTTAGTTTATTAGAAGACATTATTAACGACATTGATTTGGTTTGTCTAATGAGTGTCAATCCTGGTTTTGGAGGACAATCATTCATCGAAAAAACCTATAAAAAAGTAAAAGAACTAAAAGAAATCATCACAAGAAACAACGCTTCAACTTTAATTGAAATTGATGGTGGAGTAACCAATAAAAATGCCCAACAACTAGCCGAAGCCGGAGCCGATGTGTTAGTGGCAGGAAACTTTGTTTTTAAATCAGAAAATCCGACTCAGACAATATCGGATTTGAAGAAGTTGTTGGAAAATTGTTAGAATTTTTGAACTAAATTTAAGTTTAACGTTATGTGATTTCTCCTTCGTCGAAATGACACACTGCATGGAGAAATCACACAAATCAATTCTCGAAAAGCTTTAAAAATTAAATTCCCTAATACTGTTCCAACAAATACTTTATAATATCCGTAGTTGTCACAATACCAACCAACAAATCGCCTTCCACAACGGGAAGTGCATGAAACTCTCTTGTAGATAAAATTTCTGCCACTTCTTTGATGGTGGTTTCCGGTGCAACTGTCACTAACTTTTTTGCCATTACTTGTTCAACGGTAAACATATTATAAACAGTTACGTCAACCACTTCATCATCGTCGTCAACGGCATCTACGAATGAAATTCGCAGTAAATCCGTATAACTTAACATTCCGATAATTTTATTGCTATTGACAACCGGAATGTGTCGAATATGGTGCTTTTTAAACAGCATTTCTGCTTTAGTCAAATCATCCGTTAAATTGAGTTTGATAACATTTTTTGTCATTATGGTCGAAACCGGAACCTGCTTTTTCATCTTAATCTACTTTAATTCTAAACAAATTTCAGCATTAAATGAACACACACAAATGACAGATATCATAGTTTAATTGAGACTTTTTTTGTATCTTATTCAAACTGAAAATTTATCATTTTTCTTACTTTTTCATACAATTCCGGAAATTCTCTTCTAAAATCATCCGGTGTTTCAAAAAAATGTTCCAACAAAACGGCTATAAATTCAAAACTGTTTGAAAAAGCATAAATTCGAAAATAATTAGATTCTATTAATTTCTGAGCCACCTGTTTTTGAGCCGTATAATCTAAAATTGCATTATAATTTCTGGCAAAAAGAATTGAGCTCTTGTCTGTTCGTTTCAACCCGTGAAAATGTATGGCATGTGCAAATTCATGCAAACCTAAATTCAGATTATCATTGTGGTATTCATATCCTTCCAAAAAATCTTTCCATGAAAAGACAATGGCTTTCATTCTCGGATTAAATTCGCCTTTGTGCCAAGCATCATTAGAAGTGGAATAATAAGGCTCAGGGTAAATTATAATTTTATCAAAAACATCGATCAAATACTTTCGCATTCCAAAAGTTAACTTGACCGCTGTGGCTGAAATGAAAACTTTTATTTCCTCATTTAAAACCAATTCTTCTTTGGTAATAAATTGATAATTGGCCATAAAAGTAGCCAACCGATGCTCAAAATGTTTCTTTTTTTTATTGGATAGACGGTTATAAAAAGTAATTTTCTGTCGCAAAATTCGCTGTTGCTCTTGTGTCAACTTTTTTGGTATAAAATAGAAATGTACAAAAATTGGTTTGTGAAATAGTTTGGCATAAAAATACTCTACAACATAAAAAACAACAATTGAAATCAAGACAAATCCTAATAATAAAACAACCAAAATAAAAACGTTCATGTCATCCATCACTATGCTTTTTCTGGTTATTTTATCAATTTACTAATTCGTTCTTTTATCAATCAACGTAGTTGGTTTTCTGTTTTCCGGAGAAAAAATAATCGGTAATAAATCTTCTTTAGTCACCACTTCCAATTTTGGAGTAACTCTCAATTTTGCTTTAAAATGATTTTTCACTTCGTGAATAAATTCCTCCGAATTATTGAGAGTAACAATTTTAATTAAAATCTCATCTGTTCCTAAATCGTTAGTGAAAATTTCGATAACATGGTTTTCAATTGCTTCAAAAGAAGTGAGCAAATCGTGCATAGCCGGCGGATACAAAGTGGTTCCTTTATATTTAATCATGTGTTGTTTTCTACCAACCACCGGACCCAAACGCAATGAATTTCTTCCGCATTGGCAAGCATCGGTGTGCAACTGAACAATATCACCGGTTTTAAATCGCAAAAGCGGCATGGCTTCTACTCCTAATGTGGTAATGACCAACTCTCCTGTTTCGCCTTGTTTAACGGGTTTATTGTCATTATCTAACACTTCCACAATAATTAATTCCGGATGATGATGACCGCCATGAAAAGTTTCACATTCGGTGAAAGCCGTACTCATTTCTGTAGAAGCATAAGAAGAAAACAACTGAATAGGCCATTTTTGTGTGATTTTATCCGAAAGCAAAGTGGGATTAAAATCCTGATCACGCAAGGCTTCGCCAATGCAAATTACACCTTTTACACTTGATGATTTGTAATCAATTTGATGATTTTCGGCATATTCAATCAGTTTCAATAAAAAAGAAGGTACTGAAATTAAATAGGCCGGTTTGTATTTTAAAATGGAATCCCATTGTAATTCAGGAATTCCGGAACCCACTCGAATGACACCCGCTCCTAGTTTTCGTAAACCTAAAAAATAAGCTAATCCGGCCATAAATCGTCGATCCATCGTGGTCATCAACTGAACTACATCGCCTTTTTGAATTCCGGCACATTGAAAAGAAATGGATTCATTATAGGCTAATCTTTCCAAATCATTATCAGTTAAACCAATAGTTACCGGACTTCCTAATGTTCCAGAAGTGGTAACGTAATCAATAATTTTGTCTCGGGTAACACAAAAAAAGTCGTCGTTAAATTCCTGTAAATCCGTTTTAGTGGTCACCGGAATTTGCTGCAAATCTTCCAGTGATTGAATTGAATCAACATCAATTTTATATTGAGAAAATAGTCGTTTGTAAAAAGGTGAATTTTGATTCAAATAAGCCAACAATTCCTTGAGCTTTTCACTCTGAAATGCATAAATTTCTTCAACCGAAGCCTTTTCTATTGCTGGAATCATTCTGTTTATTTATTAATTTTCTTTAAATAATTTTCAATCTTTTTTCTATCCGGAAGGGTTGTGATTTCTTTTTCGAGAGCTTTTTTAAATTCAATTTCAGCTGCTTTATACCATCCTTTTTGGAAATAATATTCACCTATTTTGGAATAAACCAACCAAAAATCAGGATTTAAATTTTGATATTCCTTAGCAAACCCTGTTTCCAAAGTTAACTTTTCTTTTAAAACCTTATCTAACTTTCTATCTAAAATTCTAAACTTTTCATAATCGGCATATTCTTTCGTGTTTAAAAAATCATCTTTTGGAATAATTGCGGATTCTTTGACAGAAACAGTAAAATCTCCTTTCATTTTACTAAAAACTTCATTCAAATCATACGCTACAAATTCGCCCAATTGATAGGGATTGGAAGAAACCCAAACCATCAATTGTTCCGGTTTAAAAATCACGGCATGATGAGCCCGAAGTTGATTGAGAGCTTTTTCGTTTCCAAACCCGATTTTGAGTTCGGCAAGTCCATCTTTATTTCGGAGAATTTCGGCCATTTTTTGTGGATTCATTTTATCTTTTTCATCCAACAATTCATTCATTCTATCAAAACGATATTTGGAATGACTTTCTTTGATATGCTCAACATTTCGCTCATCTGATTGATACGCTTTGCTTTGAAAATGATTGGAACAAACAAGTTGATTAGAATTTTCAACTTCATAAACATCAAAATTATCGGAAGCCATTTCAATCAAAACTGCCTTTTTGTCTTTGGCACTTCCCACCATAATTGATTCGGAAACAAACACTTCTCTTTTTTTGGCAATCGCAATTGCTTCATCTATCGTGGAAGCATACTGCAAAATTTCTCTGGTTACAATTGATATTGGCGTTTTTGCAACCAACGGAATATCCGATTTTCCTGCATTGATAGTTACGGTTAATCCTTCAGCATTCATTCCGGAAAGCACACCAATCATTCCGCCCCAAGTAACATTCATAAACGGAATTCCTTTTTCAGGTTTAACGAACAGAATTATTTTATCTTTTGCAAAATCATCTCCTGCATAAAAATCGAAATTTCTACCGATGAGTAGCGAACCATCTTCCGATTTATCGCCCCAAACCGCCATGGAAGAACAGCCTACCAAAGCCAAATCCTGCAAAGCATGGCCAATATCGTGTGCTCCGTGAAGGTAGAGATTTCTGAGGTATTTGGGTGCGATAGAATTAAAATCGTTTGATGCATATTCTGAAATACCGTAGATTTCTGTTTTAAATTCTTCCGGAATATGCAGATAAAGTTTTCGGTTATACCATTTTAGAAATTGCCGTAATACTTTTTGTTTGAACGTTGACGGAACCATTTCCTGTATTTTCGAAAAAAAAATACGTTCTTGATTTAAAAATAAATCTTCCGATAAACCTCCAATTAATAATCCTCTTTGTAATTCATCTCCGGTAACATGGAGTTCCCAAAGTTGCTGTTTGTTTTTTATTAAAAAATTTTCGCCTGAGACAAAAAGAGAATCATTCCGTTTTTCGATGATTGGTTTCTCAAATTTAGAAGATGCTAATTGTGGTTTATCCTGCAGCGATTTGGAAATTCCACACGACAAAAAAGTGGTTCCAATAAAAAGGAAAAGTATTATTTTGAATACAATTTTCATTCCTTTGCTTTGAGTTCGTTGTTTATTTTATTGACCAAATATTCTTTTCCGAGAATTTCAGAACAAGTTACTACAGCTCCAATTGTTACACCTAAAACGCCGTGCATGCTGATACTCTGACCAGTAAGAAAAAGATTTTCGATCTTAGTTTTTGGGGAAATAAAAGTTACCATTGGGTTGTTTGAATCTTTTACATAACCATATAAATTTCCATTATGACCGCCAATATAATCTCGGTAAGAAAGTGGCGTAGAAGCATGAACCGATTTAATGCATTCTCTGATATTTGGCATTTTCTTTTCGATTTCTTTTAGAAAAATTTCAATTTTATCGTTCTTGAATTTTTCATATTCTTCTCCTCTATCTTCTTTATTAGCAACTGTATTCTTGGTGTTTTCCCATTGTTTTACTTCGTCAAAACGCATGTAGGTTATGGCGGTTAAACTTTCTGCCCAAACTTGATTTTCTTCTGAAACATTCATCGAAACCATATAACATTCCGGCCAAGATTCTTGTGTATATTCGGCTGCTTTCCAAATTCGAGCTGCATCTTTTACGTGGTAATTATTGTAATTTCGATAAGGCAAACACTCGGATTTCAACACAATATAAATACTAAATGGAGCAACAATTGCTTCTAAACCCTGAATTCTGTCGTAATACGATTTTCTGAACTTATCCTTTCCTATTAATTTCAACGTTGTTTTAGGTTCTATATTAGAAATAAAAATATCTCCAAAATATTCGTTTCCGTTGTTAGTTTTTGCAGAAATTAATTTGCCGTCTTCATAACCAAAACCAACTACTTCGTTGTGTTTATAGGTTTCGCCACCAAATTTTTTAAATTGCTTGATAAGTTGTTTTGTGATTTGACTTCCTCCATTTAAACATCGCCAAGAGCTTTGAATATAGGAATTTACAGAAAGAGCGTGCACATAAAAAGGCGTTCTGTAATCATCTCCGGCATACAAAAAATTGGAACCGGCTAAAACTGCTCTTAATTTTTCGTTGGGAACTAATTCATCCAAAAGGGCTTTTGCATTAATGGAAAGCACTTCGTTTTGGTAACCACCTTCATTTTTTAAATTATAAAGCGGAAATGAATCGCATGCATAAACCAGTTTTTCGCAATACTTTCTGAGCACTTCTTCTTCATCCGGGAAATATTTCAACAATTGTTGCACAAAATTTTCATACCCTTGAGCATGCGGATATTGATTCGGATCGCCTTCAAAAGTAATGACATCATAACCATCTTCATCCATCTTTTTTAGTTTAAGATGTTCCATGATTCCGATGTATGAAAAATAACTGTGTAAATTCTCGCCTTTATTCAAACCGCCGATATAGTGAATTCCGGTATCAAAAATAGTTTTATCGCGAACAAAGGTTTGCAGATTACCACCAAATTGGTTGTTTTTTTCTAAGACACAAACACTTTTTCCTTCTTTGGCAAGAATAATGGCTGAAACTAATCCGCCAAGACCGCTTCCCACAATGACAACATCATATTTCTTTTTCAAATTCACGGTTTAATAAAAACTAATTTGGTTGTTTCTTCTTTTAAAATATTAAATCCGGCTTTTAGAATAGCATCTTTCAATTCAAAATTATTCAGTAAGATGATTTTTTTCGGCTTAGAAATATAATCAGTCAAAATTGATTCTTCTGTTTTTGAAGAAATTAGTAAGGTATCAAAATTACCAATTTCCGTCAATTCCTCAACATAACAAATATCACGTTTTTTGACTAAATAACTAGTTCTTGCTACACTTCTTTTTTCTTCATCTAGAATATAACTTTGAATCTTTCTTTTGGCTTGTTGCAAGGTGAGCAAAACATCTAATTGACCATAATCATTCGCAAAATGAAGAATTTTTGCAGACGAAGAAATATCATCATTTAGATTGAAATAGATCATTTTATTCTTTTCAAAATCAGATTTTACAGCTTTAATAATTTCTGATTCTTTATAGAGAAAACTCAAAAAGAG
Coding sequences within it:
- the rpe gene encoding ribulose-phosphate 3-epimerase, with amino-acid sequence MKNTLIAPSVLAADFANLQRDIEMINHSEADWFHIDIMDGVFVPNISFGMPVLEAIAKHAKKTIDVHLMIVDPDRYIKTFAQLGSTNLTVHYEACTHLHRTLQAIKAEGMKAGVALNPHTPVSLLEDIINDIDLVCLMSVNPGFGGQSFIEKTYKKVKELKEIITRNNASTLIEIDGGVTNKNAQQLAEAGADVLVAGNFVFKSENPTQTISDLKKLLENC
- a CDS encoding CBS domain-containing protein, whose product is MKKQVPVSTIMTKNVIKLNLTDDLTKAEMLFKKHHIRHIPVVNSNKIIGMLSYTDLLRISFVDAVDDDDEVVDVTVYNMFTVEQVMAKKLVTVAPETTIKEVAEILSTREFHALPVVEGDLLVGIVTTTDIIKYLLEQY
- a CDS encoding zinc-dependent peptidase, which gives rise to MDDMNVFILVVLLLGFVLISIVVFYVVEYFYAKLFHKPIFVHFYFIPKKLTQEQQRILRQKITFYNRLSNKKKKHFEHRLATFMANYQFITKEELVLNEEIKVFISATAVKLTFGMRKYLIDVFDKIIIYPEPYYSTSNDAWHKGEFNPRMKAIVFSWKDFLEGYEYHNDNLNLGLHEFAHAIHFHGLKRTDKSSILFARNYNAILDYTAQKQVAQKLIESNYFRIYAFSNSFEFIAVLLEHFFETPDDFRREFPELYEKVRKMINFQFE
- a CDS encoding phenylacetate--CoA ligase family protein; translation: MIPAIEKASVEEIYAFQSEKLKELLAYLNQNSPFYKRLFSQYKIDVDSIQSLEDLQQIPVTTKTDLQEFNDDFFCVTRDKIIDYVTTSGTLGSPVTIGLTDNDLERLAYNESISFQCAGIQKGDVVQLMTTMDRRFMAGLAYFLGLRKLGAGVIRVGSGIPELQWDSILKYKPAYLISVPSFLLKLIEYAENHQIDYKSSSVKGVICIGEALRDQDFNPTLLSDKITQKWPIQLFSSYASTEMSTAFTECETFHGGHHHPELIIVEVLDNDNKPVKQGETGELVITTLGVEAMPLLRFKTGDIVQLHTDACQCGRNSLRLGPVVGRKQHMIKYKGTTLYPPAMHDLLTSFEAIENHVIEIFTNDLGTDEILIKIVTLNNSEEFIHEVKNHFKAKLRVTPKLEVVTKEDLLPIIFSPENRKPTTLIDKRTN
- a CDS encoding C45 family autoproteolytic acyltransferase/hydolase, with the protein product MKIVFKIILFLFIGTTFLSCGISKSLQDKPQLASSKFEKPIIEKRNDSLFVSGENFLIKNKQQLWELHVTGDELQRGLLIGGLSEDLFLNQERIFFSKIQEMVPSTFKQKVLRQFLKWYNRKLYLHIPEEFKTEIYGISEYASNDFNSIAPKYLRNLYLHGAHDIGHALQDLALVGCSSMAVWGDKSEDGSLLIGRNFDFYAGDDFAKDKIILFVKPEKGIPFMNVTWGGMIGVLSGMNAEGLTVTINAGKSDIPLVAKTPISIVTREILQYASTIDEAIAIAKKREVFVSESIMVGSAKDKKAVLIEMASDNFDVYEVENSNQLVCSNHFQSKAYQSDERNVEHIKESHSKYRFDRMNELLDEKDKMNPQKMAEILRNKDGLAELKIGFGNEKALNQLRAHHAVIFKPEQLMVWVSSNPYQLGEFVAYDLNEVFSKMKGDFTVSVKESAIIPKDDFLNTKEYADYEKFRILDRKLDKVLKEKLTLETGFAKEYQNLNPDFWLVYSKIGEYYFQKGWYKAAEIEFKKALEKEITTLPDRKKIENYLKKINK
- a CDS encoding phytoene desaturase family protein, with the protein product MKKKYDVVIVGSGLGGLVSAIILAKEGKSVCVLEKNNQFGGNLQTFVRDKTIFDTGIHYIGGLNKGENLHSYFSYIGIMEHLKLKKMDEDGYDVITFEGDPNQYPHAQGYENFVQQLLKYFPDEEEVLRKYCEKLVYACDSFPLYNLKNEGGYQNEVLSINAKALLDELVPNEKLRAVLAGSNFLYAGDDYRTPFYVHALSVNSYIQSSWRCLNGGSQITKQLIKQFKKFGGETYKHNEVVGFGYEDGKLISAKTNNGNEYFGDIFISNIEPKTTLKLIGKDKFRKSYYDRIQGLEAIVAPFSIYIVLKSECLPYRNYNNYHVKDAARIWKAAEYTQESWPECYMVSMNVSEENQVWAESLTAITYMRFDEVKQWENTKNTVANKEDRGEEYEKFKNDKIEIFLKEIEKKMPNIRECIKSVHASTPLSYRDYIGGHNGNLYGYVKDSNNPMVTFISPKTKIENLFLTGQSISMHGVLGVTIGAVVTCSEILGKEYLVNKINNELKAKE